In a single window of the Arachis hypogaea cultivar Tifrunner chromosome 6, arahy.Tifrunner.gnm2.J5K5, whole genome shotgun sequence genome:
- the LOC112695643 gene encoding glucose-1-phosphate adenylyltransferase large subunit 1: MMMASELHAFPVFLGSKNLSIHHDHRVLCSSFYGTTVKLVHSNNVGSGFPLGKFLSVAQRNTTKRFLATSTLADVANDFMALQSPMVAGPQADPKTVASIILGGGAGTRLFPLTQRRAKPAVPIGGCYRLVDIPMSNCINSGINKIYVLTQFNSQSLNRHISRTYNLGGGINFGGGFVEVLAATQTAGESGKKWFQGTADAVRQFLWLFEDAEHKNIENILILCGDQLYRMDYMELVQKHVDSHADISVSCLPVDGSRASDFGLVRVDERGRIRQFLEKPKGDLLRSMHVDTSALGLSAQEARKFPYIASMGIYVFKIDALLKLLRECYPNANDFGSEVIPMAARDFNVQACLFSGYWEDIGTIKSFFDANLSLTDQCPKFQLYDQCKPIYTCPRFLPPTKMENCQVVNSLISDGCFLRECNVEHSIVGIRSRLDSGVHLKDTMMMGADYYQTEVERAAMLAAGHVPVGIGKDTKIVNCIIDKNARIGSNVIISNKENVQEGDRPTEGFYIRSGIIVILKDAIITNGTII, translated from the exons ATGATGATGGCAAGTGAGTTGCATGCATTTCCGGTGTTTCTGGGTTCAAAGAATCTGTCCATCCACCATGATCATAGAGTTCTGTGTTCCTCATTCTATGGTACTACAGTAAAACTGGTGCATTCAAACAATGTAGGATCAGGTTTTCCCTTAGGCAAGTTCTTGAGTGTTGCACAGAGAAACACAACAAAAAGATTCTTGGCTACTTCTACTCTTGCAGATGTTGCAAATGATTTTATG GCACTTCAATCACCAATGGTTGCAGGACCACAAGCTGACCCAAAAACTGTTGCATCCATCATATTAGGCGGTGGAGCCGGAACGCGCCTTTTCCCTCTTACTCAAAGAAGGGCTAAACCTGCT GTTCCAATTGGAGGATGCTACAGGCTAGTAGACATACCAATGAGTAATTGTATTAACAGTGGAATCAACAAAATTTATGTCCTTACACAATTTAATTCTCAGTCCCTAAACCGCCACATTTCAAGAACATACAATTTGGGAGGTGGCATAAACTTTGGTGGGGGTTTTGTGGAG GTATTGGCAGCAACTCAAACGGCCGGTGAATCAGGGAAGAAGTGGTTTCAGGGTACTGCTGATGCTGTAAGACAATTCCTCTGGTTGTTTGAG GATGCTGAGCACAAAAACATAGAGAACATCTTGATATTGTGCGGCGATCAGCTCTATCGAATGGACTACATGGAACTTGTGCAG AAACATGTTGATTCACATGCTGATATATCAGTGTCTTGTCTCCCAGTCGATGGCAG TCGCGCCTCTGATTTTGGACTAGTTAGAGTTGATGAAAGAGGCCGGATACGCCAGTTCTTGGAAAAGCCAAAGGGGGACTTGTTAAGATCTATG CATGTAGATACAAGTGCTCTTGGATTATCAGCTCAAGAAGCAAGGAAATTTCCATATATTGCCTCAAtgggtatatatgtgtttaaaatagaCGCTCTACTAAAACTTCTAAG GGAATGTTATCCTAATGCAAATGATTTTGGATCCGAAGTCATTCCAATGGCTGCAAGAGATTTTAATGTCCAG GCATGTCTTTTCAGTGGTTATTGGGAAGATATTGGGACTATAAAATCCTTCTTTGATGCAAACTTGTCCCTTACAGATCAG TGTCCCAAGTTTCAGTTGTATGATCAGTGCAAGCCTATTTACACATGTCCTAGGTTCCTACCACCAACTAAAATGGAGAACTGTCAG GTAGTTAATTCTTTGATTTCAGATGGTTGTTTCTTAAGAGAGTGCAATGTTGAACATTCCATTGTGGGAATTCGCTCGAGACTTGATTCTGGCGTGCACCTTAAG GATACTATGATGATGGGTGCTGATTATTACCAAACAGAAGTTGAAAGAGCAGCTATGTTAGCAGCAGGGCATGTTCCAGTAGGTATTGGGAAAGATACCAAAATTGT GAATTGTATAATTGACAAAAATGCAAGAATTGGAAGCAACGTCATCATTTCAAACAAAGAA AATGTGCAAGAAGGTGACAGACCAACTGAGGGGTTTTATATTCGATCAGGAATCATTGTGATCTTGAAAGATGCTATCATAACCAATGGCACAATCATTTAG